From a single Nicotiana tabacum cultivar K326 chromosome 8, ASM71507v2, whole genome shotgun sequence genomic region:
- the LOC142162680 gene encoding uncharacterized protein LOC142162680 has product MANDGNQAVPMKTANASTSRTPALAPTEKSRKFSGMDFKRWQQKMFFYFTTLCLQKFIKEDVPDLPDETPENDSFLVIEAWKHSDFLWRNYILSGLEDNLYNVYSGVETSKELWNALEKKYKTEDAGMKKFVAAKFLDYKMVDSKSVITQVQELQVIIHDLLAKSLVINDAFQVAAIIEKLPPLWKDFKNYLKHKRKEMSLEDLIVRLRIEEDNKAAERRGRGNSTIMGANIVEDNKKRKKASGPKYNPSKKRFSGNCYNCGKTGHKSTECRARKKDK; this is encoded by the exons atggcgaatgacggaaatcaagctgttccgatgaagactgccaacgcatcgacaagtcgAACTCCGGCGTTGGCACCGACAGAGAAATCcagaaaattttccgggatggatttcaagcgctggcagcaaaagatgttcttctactttactacattatgtctacagaagttcatcaaggaagatgttcctgatcttccagatgaaactccagagaatgatagctttctcgtgattgaggcgtggaagcattctgacttcttgtggaggaattatattcttagcggactggaggataatctgtataatgtatacagtggcgtggagacgtcaaaagaattgtggaatgcgcttgaaaagaaatacaaaactgaagatgccgggatgaagaaattcgtcgctgcaaaatttttggactacaaaatggtagatagcaagtctgttattacccaagtccaggagttacaagtgattattcatgatctacttgctaaaa gtcttgtcatcaacgatgcattccaagtagcagcaataattgagaagttgcctccattgtggaaggactttaaaaattatttgaaacacaaacgaaaggagatgtcccttgaagatctcattgttcgattgagaatcgaagaggacaataaagctgctgaaagaagaggccgtggaaattcaacaataatgggagcaaatattgttgaagataacaaaaagagaaagaaggcttctggtccgaaatacaacccaagcaagaagcggttcagtggaaactgctacaactgtgggaaaaccggacacaaatctacggagtgtcgtgctcggaagaaagacaagtaa